In Cynocephalus volans isolate mCynVol1 chromosome 13, mCynVol1.pri, whole genome shotgun sequence, a genomic segment contains:
- the LOC134361711 gene encoding histone H3.3A-like: protein MAHRKQTAYKSTGDKAPRKQLATKAAHKSAPSTGKRNLFGTGLCLVREIAQDFKIDLHFQSSAIGALQEASEAYLVGLFEDTSLCAIHAKRVTIMPKDILLACHIHGECA, encoded by the exons ATGGCTCATAGAAAGCAGACTGCCTACAAATCGACTGGTGATAAAGCACCCAGGAAACAACTGGCTACAAAAGCCGCCCACAAGAGTGCGCCCTCTACTGGGAAGAGAAACCTCTTTGGTACAGGCCTG TGCCTGGTGCGAGAAATTGCTCAGGACTTCAAAATAGATCTGCACTTCCAGAGTTCAGCTATTGGTGCTTTGCAGGAGGCAAGTGAGGCCTATCTGGTCGGCCTTTTCGAAGACACCAGCCTGTGTGCTATCCATGCCAAACGTGTAACAATTATGCCAAAAGACATCCTGCTAGCATGCCACATACATGGAGAATGTGCTTAA